The Candidatus Zixiibacteriota bacterium DNA segment TGGTATAGCGTTCGCCGCAGGACTGGCACTCGCGGCGGCGGCGGACGGCGATCCCCTCCTGCACCGAGCGCGAATCGATAACCTTGTCGGATTCTTCACCGCAAAACGGGCACTTCATGCAACAGCCTCAACTGCAAGGGTCATTCCGACGGGCTTGGCAAAGCGCGCAGCGGCGCTGCCCTGGTTGACAAATATTTCCACGGTGTCAAAACCGGAGATGATCGCGGCGAGGTCGACGGCGGCGGCATAGCTGGCGACGAACTGGATATCGCGCGCCGGGCCAATGGTGCAGCGCAGATGCTCGGGCGCGACGCCCGAAGGCAGATCACGGCGGGTGATGTTGCTGATGAGATTGCCGAACTTGTCGACGTAAACGATTTCACCGATAACGCCGCGATCGTTGCGCAGCAGGCTGGGCTGCGGGAGGATGGCATACGAACTGATCATCGGGCCGACTCCGGAGAGCGGTGTTCCCTGCGCCAGTTGCGCGGCGATCGGCGCCATGATATCGCGGCCATGAAACGTGGCGCCCACGGATTGCGGAGAGAGAACTTCATTGCCGACGGAATGAACGGTTTTTTTATCAAACTGCGCAAGCACGGAACTGAGGACACCGTTGTCGGGGGCGACGAAAGTGTAGCCGCCGGCGGCAGCGGCGAGGAGGCGGCGCTCGGTACCGACGCCGGGATCGACGACGACCAGAAAGACGGTCGCGGGCGGAAAGTAGCGATACGACTTTTCGAGCAGAAAGGCTGCCGAGCGGATATCAAAGGAGTTGATGTGATGGGTGATGTCGATGATGTCGGTCGCGGGTGCAACAGTCTTGATGGCGCCCTTGAGCATACCGACGAAACCGTCGTTGAGGCCGTAGTCGGTCAGGAGCGCAATCGTGCCCACGGCGGCGGCCTCACTCCGAGGTGTTTTCCGGGGTCTGCTGGCGCGTCTCGGCAATCAGCCAGTCGAGGTAGTGCGCCGAGCCGTCGATGATGTCCATCGCGATCACCTCGGGGACATCATAGCCGGAGAGTTCCTGGAGGACTTGCCGGATTGAGGGGACGTGATCCTTCTGCGACTTGATGATCAGCAGAAACTCGGAATCGGTGTTGATCTTGTCCTCCCAGCGATAGATCGAGGTGACGCCGGGAACGATATTGACGCAGGCGGCGATGCGTTGCTCGACCAGGGCCAGGGCGACCTGGCGCGCCTTAGTCTCATCGGCGCAGGTCGAATGCACAATCACGGGCTGACTCATGCTTACTCCTTGAATTCGCGGCCCAATTTTTCGCGCACCGACTTGAGCTTGCGGTCCATGGTGCTC contains these protein-coding regions:
- a CDS encoding SAM-dependent chlorinase/fluorinase, which gives rise to MGTIALLTDYGLNDGFVGMLKGAIKTVAPATDIIDITHHINSFDIRSAAFLLEKSYRYFPPATVFLVVVDPGVGTERRLLAAAAGGYTFVAPDNGVLSSVLAQFDKKTVHSVGNEVLSPQSVGATFHGRDIMAPIAAQLAQGTPLSGVGPMISSYAILPQPSLLRNDRGVIGEIVYVDKFGNLISNITRRDLPSGVAPEHLRCTIGPARDIQFVASYAAAVDLAAIISGFDTVEIFVNQGSAAARFAKPVGMTLAVEAVA
- a CDS encoding divalent-cation tolerance protein CutA — protein: MSQPVIVHSTCADETKARQVALALVEQRIAACVNIVPGVTSIYRWEDKINTDSEFLLIIKSQKDHVPSIRQVLQELSGYDVPEVIAMDIIDGSAHYLDWLIAETRQQTPENTSE